A region of Gracilinanus agilis isolate LMUSP501 chromosome 3, AgileGrace, whole genome shotgun sequence DNA encodes the following proteins:
- the LOC123243160 gene encoding selenoprotein N-like, with translation MYISPEEFKSDAKKLIAATSITILEEEVSQMKSFDFNEEKFVMMARFQPLLSETMSKSKNGFLGVSNFTLSGLRNWIVPDKVLRMFSARQFHIFLPPKEDLKLGEPWWIIFKELREQLPSNRFYPPMSKKKEDLIYKLLSMFHPRLFVKTRFGPQGAVACLMATSEFYYTVAFRIHAEFQLNEPPLLPFWFSPGQFTGHVILSKDSSHVHVFRLFVPNHKPLNVEMEWLYKDEENGSFSSDLDMDIGYLPQMELESWGPSVPTEIYQKGKVIYRRLCEQSSQFEDIVWQQEISWEKAVQQLEVAMYPFLKVTYLPFAEAFKQAKAENKLVHFILLWGSLDDQSCFGPGQGLRDIILGNSHILTLLKNSFISSWSQVHELNEIQNNHNNESHKKLAQLLLEKYDSHVKMLLCLPNGTVVHDLSVDDLSKASEEIGSNDTGCPSNSFVHPVTIYEEFLQEGLFRAQSFLHL, from the exons ATGTATATCAGCCCTGAAGAGTTCAAGTCTGATGCTAAGAAACTGATAG CAGCCACATCCATTACCATCCTTGAAGAAGAAGTGTCTCAGATGAAATCATTTGACTTCAATGAGGAGAAATTTGTTATGATGGCCAGATTCCAGCCTCTACTCTCAGAAACTATGTCCAAGAGCAAAAATGGATTCCTGGGG GTTTCTAATTTCACCCTGTCTGGACTTAGAAATTGGATTGTCCCTGACAAAGTGCTCCGCATGTTCTCAGCCCGACAGTTCCACATCTTCCTGCCACCGAAGGAAGATCTGAAGCTGGGTGAACCCTGGTGGATTATCTTCAAGGAGTTAAGAGAACAGCTCCCTTCCAATCGCTTCTATCCACCAATGtccaaaaaaaaagag GACTTGATCTATAAACTTTTGAGCATGTTCCACCCAAGGCTGTTTGTGAAGACTCGCTTTGGCCCTCAGGGTGCAGTGGCCTGCCTTATGGCCACCAGTGAATTCTACTACACTGTTGCCTTCAG GATCCATGCTGAGTTCCAGCTTAATGAACCACCCCTCTTGCCCTTCTGGTTCTCTCCAGGACAGTTCACTGGACATGTCATTCTCTCCAAAGATTCATCCCATGTCCATGTCTTCAGGCTCTTCGTGCCCAATCACAA GCCTTTGAATGTGGAAATGGAATGGCTTTACAAGGATGAAGAAAATGGCAGCTTCAGTAGTGATTTGGACATGGACATTGGCTACCTTCCTCAG ATGGAACTGGAGTCCTGGGGACCTTCGGTCCCAACTGAAATATACCAAAAGGGCAAAGTAATCTACAGAAGACTTTGTGAGCAGTCCAGCCAGTTTGAGGACATTGTATGGCAGCAGGAGATAAGCTGGGAGAAGGCAGTCCAGCAGCTAGAAGTTGCCATGTATCCTTTCTTGAAG GTCACTTACCTGCCTTTTGCTGAAGCATTCAAACAAGCCAAAGCTGAAAACAAGCTGGTACACTTCATCTTGCTCTGGGGATCCCTGGATGATCAATCCTGCTTTG GTCCTGGGCAGGGTCTTCGAGACATAATCCTGGGAAATTCTCACATCCTCACACTTCTCAAGAACAGTTTTATCAGCAGCTGGTCTCAGGTGCATGAACTTAATGAAATTCAG AACAACCATAATAATGAATCTCACAAGAAGCTGGCTCAACTACTCCTGGAGAAATATGACTCCCATGTGAAGATGCTTCTTTGCCTGCCCAATGGGACGGTG GTCCATGACTTAAGTGTTGATGATCTGTCCAAAGCCTCAGAGGAAATCGGTAGCAATGACACCGGCTGTCCCTCGAACTCTTTTGTTCACCCTGTAACCATATATGAAGAGTTCCTGCAGGAAGGACTTTTTCGAGCTCAgtcctttcttcatctctaa